TTTCTACGTTTAAGTTTCGTCTGTTTCATTCTTTTACCTATAACCTTCTAGTTTTTACTGGtggttattttgttttcatttacttTAACCCTTTTCTTAGCAACTttcacaaacacacacacagagcaaatttttttacggtatttgtaaatttcatgCGGACATCcgcacatatatataaaagactATCTTAATAAAACCTCCGTAAAACATCATACCAAAGGGAGGACAATTCCTGATGGTGATTATGTTTTTATCAGTCACCGCTCTCAGACAAATCTTATAAACGTTTCCTTCTCTACTAAAAGGATGATAGCAATGAAGTAAAGAGAtaaagcaaacaaaacaaaattggcGAAAGAAAAGCATCAAGCATAAGGGGAATTAAGTCTCTAAGCTTCGGTGGGTTTGAGAAGCTTGACAGTTTCCCATGTGAAATCCGGGTCATCACGACCAAAATGCCCACATGCAGCTGTCTTCTGATACCGGAAGTTGCCACCTCTCTTAAGATCAAGATTGATTGCTATCATCCCAGGCCTGAAGTCAAAGTTCTCCTTAATTAGAGCCAGTATATCCTTATCTGAAATCTTTCCTGTACCATAAGTGTCCACAAACACAGACAGCGGTTCTGGCACACCAATGGCATAAGAGACCTGGACAAGACAGCGACGGGCAAGCCCAGAAGCCACCACACTCTTTGCAGCCTGCCTGACAATATATGCAGCACTTCGATCGACCTTTGTAGAATCCTTGCCAGAGAAGGCACCGCCACCATGAGCACCCCAACCACCATAAGTATCAATGATGATCTTCCTACCGGTAAGCCCTGCATCCCCATGTGGCCCGCCAATGACAAAACGACCAGAGGGGTTGAGGTGGAAGATTGTCTTTTCATCAAGGAAATGTGCTGGAATGACTGGTTTAATCACATGCTCCTTCAGGTCCTCAGAAATCTGCTCCTTGGTGACAGTTTCATCGTGCTGGGTTGAAATGAGAACAGTGTGGACCCTCTGTGGGACCATGGCTCCACCTTCGTTCCGGTACTCAACAGTCACCTGGGTTTTTCCATCCGGCCTCAGCCAGGGGCATGTCTTATTCTTTCTCACCTCGGTAAGTCTGGCTCCAAGCTTGGTGGCAAGAACGAGAGTCAGCGGCATTAGCTCAGGTGTTTCATCAGTTGCATATCCGAACATGTGACCTTGGTCACCAGCACCAATTTCCTCAGGCCTCTTGCTCAAGTTGCCATGAACACTTTGAGCAATTTCAGGGCTCTGCTCTTCAATATTGACGAGGACCTTGCACTTATCGGCATCAAGTCCAACATCAGCTGAGACAAATCCAATGCCTCTGCAAGTGTCACGAACAACCTTTTCATAATCCACTTTGGCCTTGGTTGTTATCTCACCAAAGACCATAACCATATTTGTCTTAGCACAGGTCTCACAAGCAACTTTACTCTCCGGGTCTTGTTCCAGACAAGCATCCAAAATGGCATCAGAAATTTGATCACAGAGCTTGTCAGGATGGCCTTCATTGACAGATTCAGAGGTGAAGAGAAAAGTATCCATCATTGGctagaaatagaaaattttagaCATGTCAGTTATTTTCACCACCGTACacaaaactaaaat
This window of the Citrus sinensis cultivar Valencia sweet orange chromosome 8, DVS_A1.0, whole genome shotgun sequence genome carries:
- the LOC102607487 gene encoding S-adenosylmethionine synthase 3; translated protein: MMDTFLFTSESVNEGHPDKLCDQISDAILDACLEQDPESKVACETCAKTNMVMVFGEITTKAKVDYEKVVRDTCRGIGFVSADVGLDADKCKVLVNIEEQSPEIAQSVHGNLSKRPEEIGAGDQGHMFGYATDETPELMPLTLVLATKLGARLTEVRKNKTCPWLRPDGKTQVTVEYRNEGGAMVPQRVHTVLISTQHDETVTKEQISEDLKEHVIKPVIPAHFLDEKTIFHLNPSGRFVIGGPHGDAGLTGRKIIIDTYGGWGAHGGGAFSGKDSTKVDRSAAYIVRQAAKSVVASGLARRCLVQVSYAIGVPEPLSVFVDTYGTGKISDKDILALIKENFDFRPGMIAINLDLKRGGNFRYQKTAACGHFGRDDPDFTWETVKLLKPTEA